From the genome of Nitrosomonas sp. Is79A3:
ATTTGGCCAGATTTTCCTTCGAAGGTGAAATTGACTTGAGTTCGCCTTTTTCAAAAGCAGTCAGAATATCTTCTTCATAGGTATCAAGTTTTTTCATCATAATTGTTCCTTAACAAGTATTCTCGAGTGGCCTTTCTGCTCGGAATTACGGTTTTCAGAAAGAAGTAATCTGTTTCTTCAACGTAGGGTACCAAGTAAACATAACCATCGAGTGCCACGACGAGAATATATTGATTAGGATATTTCTCCGGATTGGGGTGATGCAACTCATCCAGCAGACCATCGGCTTCGATAGCCAGCACTATTTCCTCGAATGAAATGCCGCGATCTTTTTTTAACACCTCATTTTTGTCATGATTCCAACGAAATGGTTTCATAGGGGTAGTTTATATTGGTGTGTGCCTAATGTCACCTATTTGTATAGGATAGCAGTTAGGAAATATGAGTCCAAGTGATCGAAGCCGTGCTGACTAATCTTTTATCCTCACACCGCAATCGCTTGCCAAATCGGGTGTGTCCCTATATGTTGATAACATTTAATCACAGGTTACCGAAATGCTGAATCTACCCCAACGCACGCATATTTACCAGAATCACCATTTTGACAGCACGCGCTGGGATTATTTTGAATCGCGCGCTGATGATATCGTCATCGCAACGTCCTACAAAGCCGGCACGACGTGGACACAAGCGATAGTTGCGCATCTGCTCTTTCCGGACGGGAATTTCCCGGCGCCGCCTGCGCAAATGTCGCCGTGGCTGGACATGCGGGTTATTCCACTCGAAGTGGTTCTGAACAACCTGAAGGCGCAGCAGCATCGCCGCTTTATCAAGACACACTTGCCGCTCGATGGCGTGCCTTATAATGAAAAGACTAAATACCTCTATATCGCCCGCGATACCCGTGATGTTTTCATGTCGTTGTGGAATCACTATACCGGCATGAAGGAAGAGATGCTGATGCTCCTGAATATGCTGCCTGGGCGCATGGGGGACGAACTCCCGCCGCCGCCGGATGATATTCATACCTTCTGGCGGAATTGGATAACCCGTGGCTCGTTCGCGTGGGAAACCGACGGCTGGCCGTACTGGTCGCACCTCTCCAATGTTCAATCCTGGTGGAATTTCCGTCACCTGCCCAACATTCAGTTGTTCCACTACAGCGACATGCTTGCGGATACCGAGCGTGAGGTGCGCCGCATCGCTGCATTTCTGGAGATCGATGTGCCCGAGCAAGCTTGGGGCGGCATCATCAAAGCGATCTCCTTTAAAGAGATGAAACGCCAAGGCGAGTTGTATGCGCCGGGAGGTGGTCAGTTCTGGAAGGGCGGAGCGGAGACGTTTATGCACAAAGGTACCAATAATCGCTGGCGCGACGTACTCTCTGACGAAGAATTGGCGCTCTATGACACCGCTTGCGGGCGTGCGTTGACTCCGGATTGCCGGAAATGGCTGGAGAATGGTGGGACGATTTGATGGGGTTTTTGATTGACCGATAAGTTAGCTATTATAGGGATTGGTTGTATTTCTACAGAGCACTCATGAAAACTGAAATTTTGAACAAACTTCATTCCGAAGCGCTCATGTTACCGGAAGCAGAACGTGCCGGGTTGGCGCATGCTTTGGTTAAAAGCCTGGATGCGCCCGATGATACGGATGCATTGGAAGCTTGGAGGAAGGAAATTCTGCGCCGTCTTGCTGAAATTGATGCGAGTACCGCGAAATTGATTGATTGAGATGAATTTCGGCGGCGAATGCAGGCACGAATTGGCGGCTGATCGTGCGCCGGGTAAAGATTCTTGTGGAGGCCCCGCTAACACAGACATTGAGCCGCGCCACTGCGAAAACGACAGGAAACATAGTGTGCTTTTTCGATGCAGGTATGAATGACCTGTTCAGGGGTTTAGTCTCTGCCGCGAGTAGTAGGGTGCCAATGAGCGAAGCGCATTGCACCGGAATTTACATTGGCGCAATAAGAGCCATGCTCTACCTTGGTTTTGATTTAGATTATCTCTCGATTAATGCGCCTCCTTATATTGGCACATCCTACCGTGCTAGAAGCAATAGGATTTTGTAGGAATATATCTTTCATGGAGTGGCTAGGTATCGCGCTTGATACTGTTGAACTTCGCATTGAGGCGCATGATTCCTGCGACGTTGCATATTAGCGAATATAAATTGATGATGGCTAAGAGCAAAAAATAGCAAGCGATAAGACCTACTATTCGTCCTTCAATGTATTTCGCTACTACTAGCGCTGCTGTTGTGGTGAAGCTTACACCTACCGCATAGATTATAGCGTTTAGGTAAACAGTGAGGGCGCCCTTTTCCTCTAGCCAGCGATAGAATTGCGTGTCGATTTTTGCATAGAAGGACCATAGGAATGCTAAGGTTGCTGCGAACATTACTGCACCAAAGAGGGTGGCGATGTCGATAGAAGCAATGCGCACGAAATCCACTACCAAGTCTGCTGAAAGCCAAAGCGATAGGCAAACGAGTATCAGCGCGGCTGCCACGAGTTCCACTACGTACCCCCACAAAACCAATTTCCTACTCATCGATATCAGGAATAGGGTGAATGCGATCAATTTCTGCTGCTATGGCGACAAGCACATTTTGGGTTTCTTTGGATTTGGCAGTGGCGTGCATGCCTCGTACATAATCACGAAGGCCGCGAACATTGCCTCGGGCCGCGGAAGAGCCTGAACTGGTCTGTTCAAAAGAGCCATTCCGAAGTCCTTCGAATTGTACATCGCCCTTTTTGTATCCTTGTTCGGCGAGCACAGCGGAAGCAAACGGGCGAGCCTCTTCGGCTTTGGAAAGTCCGTTCGGATTCTTCATATCTTGTGTCATCTCCCGGATGCCGCTGTTTGCCAAATCCTCATACAGCAACTTGGTATAGCGATTTAGTTCTGGATTAGGTATGCGTAGGGTTACCCGCATACGCGTAAGTCGTTCGAACGACCGGAACAGACCAACAATCCCATTTTGTTCGGGTATAGGCTCAAGTGAGATCTTCGACCATAGTTCAAGTCGATTTGCTGCCGTGGCCAGGACGCGTTCGAAGAAATCTTTCCAAGCTGTGGGCGCTAACTCACCTGTGTGTTCGACTGCAACCAAGTGGCGAGCAAGATCGAAGAGGCAAACCGCTGTGCTCGCGAGCGGTGGATTCAGAGACGAAGTGCCCGTTGACATTCCATCATCAGTGACGATTGCTCCATCTCGTTCAAGAACACTACGCGCGAGCACGATGTACAATAGCGGGCGATCGGAATTGATCTCCGACAAATCCCTATATTCACGGACACTCCATTTGAAAACTGCAGAACGAGTCTTCTGAATCTGATCCTGCTCCTGCTCTGTAGCCATTTTTAGCACAGCAGAAATATCGGCATTAGTACGTATTCGAGCTATCGTTTTCTCGGTGAACAGATCGATGGTGTCTTCGATATTCAGGCGAAAGAGATGAAACGAAAATCTTTTTGTCAACTCTGTACTCCTTTGGGTGCTTAACAAAAATTAGATTTTCGGAATGGCATAGTATATTACTCAAGAAATGACAATTACTACGGCGGTATTCATGATATCTATATAATTTATAAGGTAATATGCTGATCCAGTTTTTCATCATAACATATATTATTTGAACCATAAATTTGATGATTAAATTGCCACTTTTCTCTCTAATCGATCTCTATCAGTTTCAAAAACCGTAACCGGTGATTGAGTGCGTTGCAATAACCAAGCAATTGGCAATTTCGAATCAGGATATTCATTCAATTGATCCAGCAACTGGCGTTTGGCTTTACCAATAACAACCAGAGCAATATGCTCACTATTAGCCAATATGTCCAACGAAAGACTAATCCGCAAAGAGGGTGCAATCGGCGGTGCGACAGCAACGCAATGGTGCCTAGAGAGCAATTCAGGATTCATCCCAGGAAACAACGAAGCAATATGCCCATCTTCTCCCAAACCCAATACCGTCAAACTCAATGGCAGCGGCAATTGATCCAAGCGC
Proteins encoded in this window:
- the pgl gene encoding 6-phosphogluconolactonase, which gives rise to MQRHVFPNIEQLSQAFANFAATTLQNTLAHKPQATLIVPGGNTPRYYLPALAKCALPWDRITVTLSDERWVDVTDEQSNEHLVKQHLMNHLPADTRFIGLKTQHNDPFAAVDEIHQRLDQLPLPLSLTVLGLGEDGHIASLFPGMNPELLSRHHCVAVAPPIAPSLRISLSLDILANSEHIALVVIGKAKRQLLDQLNEYPDSKLPIAWLLQRTQSPVTVFETDRDRLERKVAI
- a CDS encoding sulfotransferase domain-containing protein gives rise to the protein MLNLPQRTHIYQNHHFDSTRWDYFESRADDIVIATSYKAGTTWTQAIVAHLLFPDGNFPAPPAQMSPWLDMRVIPLEVVLNNLKAQQHRRFIKTHLPLDGVPYNEKTKYLYIARDTRDVFMSLWNHYTGMKEEMLMLLNMLPGRMGDELPPPPDDIHTFWRNWITRGSFAWETDGWPYWSHLSNVQSWWNFRHLPNIQLFHYSDMLADTEREVRRIAAFLEIDVPEQAWGGIIKAISFKEMKRQGELYAPGGGQFWKGGAETFMHKGTNNRWRDVLSDEELALYDTACGRALTPDCRKWLENGGTI
- a CDS encoding BrnT family toxin translates to MKPFRWNHDKNEVLKKDRGISFEEIVLAIEADGLLDELHHPNPEKYPNQYILVVALDGYVYLVPYVEETDYFFLKTVIPSRKATREYLLRNNYDEKT
- a CDS encoding addiction module protein, giving the protein MKTEILNKLHSEALMLPEAERAGLAHALVKSLDAPDDTDALEAWRKEILRRLAEIDASTAKLID